One genomic region from Phycodurus eques isolate BA_2022a chromosome 16, UOR_Pequ_1.1, whole genome shotgun sequence encodes:
- the prmt1 gene encoding protein arginine N-methyltransferase 1 isoform X1, whose amino-acid sequence MAAPAERMEVSQGENMAKPAAEDMTSKDYYFDSYAHFGIHEEMLKDEVRTLTYRNSMFHNKHLFKDKVVLDVGSGTGILCMFAAKAGAKKVIGIECSSISDYAVKIVKANKMDDVVTIIKGKVEEVDLPVEGVDIIISEWMGYCLFYESMLNTVIYARDKWLKQDGLIFPDRATLYVTAIEDRQYKDYKIHWWENVYGFDMSCIKEVAIKEPLVDVVDPKQLVSSACLIKEVDIYTVKPDDLTFTSPFCLQVKRNDYIHALVTYFNIEFTRCHKRTGFSTSPESPYTHWKQTVFYLDDYLTVKIGEEILGTISMKPNVKNNRDLDFTVDLAFKGQLCEVSKTSEYRMR is encoded by the exons ATGGCGGCGCCAGCGGAGAGGATGGAG GTTTCTCAGGGGGAGAACATGGCAAAGCCTGCAGCAGAAGATATGACGTCAAaggattattattttgactcgtaTGCTCACTTTGGCATCCACGAG GAGATGCTAAAGGATGAGGTGCGGACTCTGACCTACCGCAACTCGATGTTCCACAACAAGCATCTCTTTAAGGACAAAGTTGTTCTGGATGTGGGCAGTGGCACGGGAATCCTTTGCATGTTTGCTGCCAAGGCTGGAGCCAAGAAAGTTATAGGG ATTGAGTGCAGCAGTATCTCAGACTACGCTGTGAAAATAGTGAAGGCCAACAAGATGGATGATG tGGTAACAATTATCAAAGGGAAGGTGGAAGAGGTGGATCTGCCGGTGGAAGGAGTAGATATCATCATATCTGAATGGATGGGCTACTGCCTTTTCTACGAGTCCATGCTCAATACGGTCATCTATGCCCGGGACAAATGGCTG AAGCAAGATGGACTCATTTTCCCAGACAGGGCAACACTTTATGTGACCGCCATTGAAGACAGGCAGTACAAGGACTACAAAATCCACT GGTGGGAGAATGTGTACGGATTTGACATGTCGTGCATCAAGGAGGTGGCGATTAAGGAACCCCTAGTTGATGTAGTGGATCCCAAGCAGCTGGTCAGCAGCGCCTGCCTCATCAAG gaggTTGACATCTACACAGTGAAGCCAGACGACTTGACCTTCACCTCGCCGTTCTGCCTGCAAGTGAAGAGGAACGACTACATCCATGCCCTTGTTACCTACTTCAACATCGAGTTCACCCGCTGTCACAAGAGGACCGGCTTTTCCACAA GCCCAGAGTCTCCCTACACCCACTGGAAGCAGACTGTGTTCTACCTGGATGATTACTTGACTGTCAAGATCGGCGAAGAGATCTTGGGCACCATCAGCATGAAGCCAAATGTCAAAAACAAT AGAGACCTGGACTTCACTGTAGACCTCGCCTTTAAGGGCCAGCTGTGTGAGGTGTCCAAGACGTCAGAGTACAGGATGCGCTAG
- the prmt1 gene encoding protein arginine N-methyltransferase 1 isoform X2, giving the protein MAAPAERMEGENMAKPAAEDMTSKDYYFDSYAHFGIHEEMLKDEVRTLTYRNSMFHNKHLFKDKVVLDVGSGTGILCMFAAKAGAKKVIGIECSSISDYAVKIVKANKMDDVVTIIKGKVEEVDLPVEGVDIIISEWMGYCLFYESMLNTVIYARDKWLKQDGLIFPDRATLYVTAIEDRQYKDYKIHWWENVYGFDMSCIKEVAIKEPLVDVVDPKQLVSSACLIKEVDIYTVKPDDLTFTSPFCLQVKRNDYIHALVTYFNIEFTRCHKRTGFSTSPESPYTHWKQTVFYLDDYLTVKIGEEILGTISMKPNVKNNRDLDFTVDLAFKGQLCEVSKTSEYRMR; this is encoded by the exons ATGGCGGCGCCAGCGGAGAGGATGGAG GGGGAGAACATGGCAAAGCCTGCAGCAGAAGATATGACGTCAAaggattattattttgactcgtaTGCTCACTTTGGCATCCACGAG GAGATGCTAAAGGATGAGGTGCGGACTCTGACCTACCGCAACTCGATGTTCCACAACAAGCATCTCTTTAAGGACAAAGTTGTTCTGGATGTGGGCAGTGGCACGGGAATCCTTTGCATGTTTGCTGCCAAGGCTGGAGCCAAGAAAGTTATAGGG ATTGAGTGCAGCAGTATCTCAGACTACGCTGTGAAAATAGTGAAGGCCAACAAGATGGATGATG tGGTAACAATTATCAAAGGGAAGGTGGAAGAGGTGGATCTGCCGGTGGAAGGAGTAGATATCATCATATCTGAATGGATGGGCTACTGCCTTTTCTACGAGTCCATGCTCAATACGGTCATCTATGCCCGGGACAAATGGCTG AAGCAAGATGGACTCATTTTCCCAGACAGGGCAACACTTTATGTGACCGCCATTGAAGACAGGCAGTACAAGGACTACAAAATCCACT GGTGGGAGAATGTGTACGGATTTGACATGTCGTGCATCAAGGAGGTGGCGATTAAGGAACCCCTAGTTGATGTAGTGGATCCCAAGCAGCTGGTCAGCAGCGCCTGCCTCATCAAG gaggTTGACATCTACACAGTGAAGCCAGACGACTTGACCTTCACCTCGCCGTTCTGCCTGCAAGTGAAGAGGAACGACTACATCCATGCCCTTGTTACCTACTTCAACATCGAGTTCACCCGCTGTCACAAGAGGACCGGCTTTTCCACAA GCCCAGAGTCTCCCTACACCCACTGGAAGCAGACTGTGTTCTACCTGGATGATTACTTGACTGTCAAGATCGGCGAAGAGATCTTGGGCACCATCAGCATGAAGCCAAATGTCAAAAACAAT AGAGACCTGGACTTCACTGTAGACCTCGCCTTTAAGGGCCAGCTGTGTGAGGTGTCCAAGACGTCAGAGTACAGGATGCGCTAG